One window of the Streptomyces sp. TS71-3 genome contains the following:
- a CDS encoding ATP-binding protein codes for MTHEITKTQLVRMPELGPAAHPAPPAAQAVAYRFPGHARSVSRARAALRDQLALWHVEGDAADSATLLLSELAANAVNAVNAQTTNSRDSRDIREFKVRFELNGRRLRLEVSDTSDERPALKDATDEDVSGRGLALVDALADGWGVEPRGAAGKVVWALLVLMKEGLS; via the coding sequence GTGACCCATGAGATCACGAAAACGCAGCTAGTCCGCATGCCAGAGCTTGGACCCGCGGCCCATCCCGCACCGCCCGCCGCGCAAGCGGTGGCGTACCGGTTCCCTGGCCACGCCCGCAGCGTCAGCCGTGCCCGCGCGGCCCTCCGGGACCAACTCGCCTTGTGGCATGTCGAGGGTGACGCCGCCGACTCGGCAACCTTGCTCCTCTCCGAGCTGGCCGCCAACGCCGTCAATGCCGTCAACGCTCAGACCACGAACAGCCGAGATAGCCGGGATATCCGGGAATTCAAGGTCAGGTTCGAGCTGAACGGGCGCCGGTTGCGGCTTGAGGTCTCCGACACGAGCGACGAACGGCCGGCACTGAAGGACGCGACGGACGAGGACGTTTCCGGCCGGGGCTTGGCCCTGGTGGACGCCCTGGCCGACGGCTGGGGCGTCGAACCGCGCGGCGCGGCCGGAAAAGTCGTGTGGGCCCTCCTGGTTCTGATGAAGGAGGGACTGTCATGA
- a CDS encoding helix-turn-helix transcriptional regulator, whose product MVNRMELNPEKSPEAAFGARLRSAREVRGWTQEELGERTGYTGQHISAVETGRKPPTLRFSRSTDVVFGVVGTAESFERAWREIKHNSLLEGFPEYVKYEGRAAEIRLFDIGIIPGLLQTPEYARVLADSAVRRGVITDEQAAARVSFLAERQAALTRPRPPMVLVVMDESCIRRRVGGDEVMGAQLDRLLEFAELPNTVLQIAPFDIGERRPFNYLTYFLTLPDLSVIAYAESQIRGHLEREAPAVLPLLTAYHQLQAEALSQAASVTLINEARKGTP is encoded by the coding sequence ATGGTGAACCGCATGGAGTTGAATCCCGAGAAGTCGCCCGAGGCGGCGTTCGGCGCGCGTCTGCGCAGCGCACGTGAGGTGCGTGGCTGGACGCAGGAAGAACTTGGTGAGCGAACGGGCTACACCGGCCAGCACATCTCGGCGGTGGAAACTGGCCGCAAACCGCCAACGCTGCGTTTCTCGCGTAGTACGGACGTGGTGTTCGGGGTCGTGGGAACGGCCGAGTCGTTCGAACGCGCGTGGCGCGAGATCAAGCACAACAGCCTGCTGGAGGGGTTCCCGGAATACGTCAAATACGAGGGGCGGGCGGCCGAGATCCGGCTGTTCGACATCGGGATCATCCCTGGTCTGTTACAGACACCGGAGTACGCCCGGGTGCTGGCGGACAGCGCTGTGCGGCGGGGTGTCATCACGGACGAACAAGCCGCTGCACGTGTCTCGTTCCTGGCTGAGCGACAGGCGGCGCTGACGCGGCCCCGCCCTCCCATGGTGCTGGTGGTCATGGATGAGAGCTGCATCCGCAGGCGGGTCGGTGGAGACGAAGTCATGGGCGCCCAGCTCGACCGGCTGCTGGAGTTCGCCGAGTTGCCGAACACCGTGCTCCAGATCGCTCCGTTCGACATCGGGGAGCGTCGTCCGTTCAACTACCTGACGTACTTTCTGACGCTGCCGGACCTGTCCGTGATCGCGTACGCGGAATCTCAGATCCGAGGGCACCTGGAGCGTGAAGCGCCGGCGGTCCTTCCGCTACTGACGGCCTACCATCAGTTGCAGGCCGAAGCGCTGTCCCAGGCAGCATCCGTGACCCTGATCAACGAGGCACGAAAGGGCACCCCGTGA
- a CDS encoding DUF397 domain-containing protein: MTTTESPRWFKSSYSDNGGACIEVAPNLVASRGVIPVRDSKNPSGPVLDFSADAFSSFVAGVRSGEFGAA, encoded by the coding sequence GTGACCACGACCGAGTCCCCCCGCTGGTTCAAGTCCTCATATAGCGACAATGGCGGCGCCTGCATCGAGGTCGCCCCCAACCTCGTCGCCTCGCGCGGCGTGATACCCGTGCGTGACTCCAAGAACCCGAGCGGTCCGGTTCTGGACTTCTCCGCCGACGCGTTCTCGTCCTTCGTGGCGGGCGTCAGGTCTGGAGAGTTCGGCGCCGCCTGA
- a CDS encoding XRE family transcriptional regulator — MAGLRDAMLGLGPASPDSAPARLSSELAHAHVEFRACAYASLAVRLPRLIRTAHARADITGYSVLARCYLLATRLLIKLDEQQLGWMAADRARQFSESVGDPLTVAESARQLAVLARKAGWHDQALTLALNAADDPALREAGTQGAATRGLLIQSAAYTVAWQGDRDGMRELTAEAAAIARDLDGTHLHDLGGFSPVTVQLHLVSAENSIGDPSAAIAAAAAIAPAGLPSAERRARYYTDVANAYNRWGRREDCIHNLLQAERCAPQETHARPAVKSLVSGLFLSGRTTPELRRLAARTGVLNG, encoded by the coding sequence GTGGCAGGCCTCCGAGACGCCATGCTCGGACTCGGGCCCGCGTCCCCCGACTCGGCACCGGCTCGACTATCGTCCGAACTCGCCCACGCGCACGTCGAGTTCCGGGCCTGCGCCTACGCAAGCCTCGCCGTACGACTCCCGCGGCTCATCCGCACCGCTCACGCCAGGGCCGACATCACCGGATACTCCGTGCTGGCACGCTGCTATCTCCTGGCCACACGTCTGCTGATCAAACTGGACGAACAGCAGCTCGGATGGATGGCCGCGGACCGTGCGCGCCAGTTCAGCGAATCGGTCGGAGACCCCCTCACCGTCGCTGAATCAGCCCGTCAGCTCGCTGTCCTCGCCCGCAAAGCCGGGTGGCACGACCAAGCACTCACACTCGCGCTCAACGCCGCCGACGATCCGGCCCTCCGTGAGGCCGGCACCCAGGGAGCCGCAACCAGAGGGCTACTGATCCAATCCGCCGCCTACACGGTCGCCTGGCAGGGGGACCGCGACGGCATGCGGGAGCTGACCGCCGAGGCCGCCGCTATTGCCCGCGACCTCGACGGAACCCACCTCCATGACCTTGGTGGGTTCAGCCCGGTGACGGTCCAGCTCCATCTGGTCTCCGCCGAAAACTCCATCGGAGACCCCTCCGCAGCCATCGCAGCAGCCGCCGCCATCGCCCCAGCCGGCCTGCCCAGCGCTGAACGCCGCGCCCGCTACTACACGGACGTCGCCAACGCTTACAACCGTTGGGGCCGCCGCGAGGACTGTATCCACAACCTGCTCCAGGCCGAACGCTGCGCCCCGCAGGAAACCCACGCCCGCCCGGCGGTCAAGTCGCTTGTCTCGGGACTGTTCCTCTCCGGTCGCACCACACCGGAGCTCCGCCGTCTGGCTGCACGCACGGGCGTGCTCAATGGGTAG
- a CDS encoding radical SAM protein, with protein sequence MDWTALRNFAALGGQLRLSLTPRCNLSCWFCHNEGDVPPPLTRVNRSMQPRPREMSADDYVNTLRTLIETGLTRVYFTGGEPLASPLARPVLTRLPDQASGGSYTLITNGTLVRKHQEWLATTDLNRVKVSLHYFSDESLYDIAKSRIGIDTIKDGCGGRQVRLLRHRLPLRRAQVGHGSGQRTPRLISGLPRTA encoded by the coding sequence GTGGACTGGACGGCCTTACGGAACTTCGCAGCGCTCGGCGGGCAGCTCCGTTTATCGCTGACGCCCCGCTGTAACCTGTCGTGCTGGTTCTGCCACAACGAGGGCGATGTGCCGCCGCCGTTGACCCGCGTCAACCGCAGCATGCAGCCCCGCCCGCGGGAGATGTCCGCCGACGACTACGTGAACACACTGCGGACGCTCATCGAGACCGGCTTGACGCGTGTGTACTTCACTGGGGGTGAGCCACTTGCCTCGCCGCTTGCCCGACCGGTCCTCACACGTCTGCCCGACCAGGCGTCCGGCGGTTCGTACACACTGATCACAAACGGGACACTCGTCCGCAAGCACCAGGAATGGCTGGCTACCACCGATCTGAACAGAGTGAAAGTCAGCCTGCACTACTTCTCCGACGAATCGCTCTACGACATCGCCAAATCCCGTATCGGCATCGACACCATCAAGGACGGCTGTGGTGGCCGACAGGTACGTCTCCTCCGTCATCGCTTACCACTCCGCCGTGCACAAGTTGGACATGGCTCAGGTCAGAGGACTCCTCGCCTCATTTCAGGACTACCTCGTACGGCCTGA
- a CDS encoding NUDIX hydrolase, which yields MDADTCHGPDADASVTVARDVDGLIAILSAQFPQHGGEYLFLPGGRRENGEDAEQCARRELREEAGITATRWRLLGSYAITLTSPVRLSLFLAQDLIHGEQQLTDSEHDFKLSWWSLEDAVNAAVEGRFLLPGGPLALLLSARLVDQPD from the coding sequence GTGGACGCCGACACATGCCATGGACCGGACGCCGACGCATCAGTCACGGTCGCGCGGGACGTAGACGGGCTTATCGCCATCCTCAGCGCGCAGTTTCCCCAACACGGCGGCGAATACCTGTTTCTCCCCGGTGGCCGACGAGAAAACGGCGAAGATGCCGAGCAGTGCGCACGCCGCGAACTGCGCGAGGAGGCGGGTATCACCGCTACCCGTTGGCGCCTTCTGGGCTCCTACGCCATCACCCTGACCAGCCCGGTGCGATTGTCCCTGTTCCTTGCCCAGGACCTGATCCACGGGGAGCAGCAGCTCACCGACAGTGAGCACGATTTCAAGCTCTCGTGGTGGTCATTGGAGGATGCCGTCAACGCAGCCGTGGAGGGCAGGTTTCTGCTCCCTGGCGGCCCCCTCGCGCTGCTCCTGTCCGCACGTCTCGTGGACCAGCCGGACTGA
- a CDS encoding aldo/keto reductase, translating into MEYRQLGRSGLRVSALNLGTMTFGGKGMFGALSSAGVKDAERQVRMALDAGVNLIDTADMYSNGLSEDMIGQIVEKRRDDVLISTKGRMVLGDDPNDGGSSRFYLTRALERSLRRLRTDHVDVYHVHEWDGQTPLEETMETLDAMVRSGKVRYLGVSNYAGWQLMKALATADARGYQRFVSNQIYYSLESRDAEYELLPLSVDQGLGVMVWSPLAGGLLSGKYRRGKDAPKGTRQVDDRWNEPPVRDREKLYDTVEKLVQIGDAHGVSPAQVAIAWLLTRPAITSVVVGARKEDQLRDNLAAAELVLAPDEIEALERVSAPEMIYPHWHQAELAKERFGPADLALHGSAR; encoded by the coding sequence ATGGAATACCGTCAGCTGGGCCGCTCCGGGCTGCGGGTGTCGGCGTTGAACCTGGGCACCATGACCTTCGGCGGGAAGGGCATGTTCGGCGCCCTGAGCAGCGCCGGCGTCAAGGACGCCGAGCGGCAGGTCCGCATGGCGCTGGACGCCGGGGTGAACCTCATCGATACGGCGGACATGTACTCGAACGGCCTCTCCGAGGACATGATCGGGCAGATCGTCGAGAAGCGCCGGGACGACGTGCTGATCTCCACCAAGGGCCGTATGGTCCTCGGCGACGACCCCAACGACGGCGGCTCCTCGCGCTTCTACCTGACGCGCGCGCTGGAGCGCAGCCTGAGGCGGCTGCGCACGGACCACGTCGACGTCTACCACGTCCACGAGTGGGACGGGCAGACGCCGCTGGAGGAGACCATGGAGACGCTGGACGCCATGGTCCGCTCGGGCAAGGTCCGCTACCTGGGCGTCTCGAACTACGCGGGCTGGCAGCTCATGAAGGCCCTGGCGACCGCCGACGCCCGTGGTTACCAGCGGTTCGTCTCCAACCAGATCTACTACTCGCTCGAATCGCGCGACGCCGAGTACGAGCTGCTGCCGCTCTCCGTCGACCAGGGCCTCGGCGTCATGGTGTGGAGCCCGCTGGCCGGCGGGCTGCTGTCGGGCAAGTACCGGCGCGGCAAGGACGCCCCCAAGGGCACCCGGCAGGTCGACGACCGGTGGAACGAGCCTCCGGTGCGTGACCGGGAGAAGCTCTACGACACCGTGGAGAAGCTGGTGCAGATCGGCGACGCGCACGGCGTGTCCCCCGCGCAGGTCGCCATCGCCTGGCTGCTCACCAGGCCCGCGATCACCTCCGTGGTGGTCGGCGCGCGCAAGGAGGATCAGCTCCGCGACAACCTCGCCGCCGCGGAACTCGTCCTCGCCCCCGACGAGATCGAGGCGCTGGAGCGGGTGAGCGCCCCCGAGATGATCTATCCGCACTGGCACCAGGCGGAACTGGCGAAGGAGCGCTTCGGCCCCGCGGACCTGGCCCTGCACGGCTCGGCGAGGTGA
- a CDS encoding SpoIIE family protein phosphatase, whose amino-acid sequence MSDSVRLRLKALDPYLETVLRESGAYGGGIFLLFPDEQVLGLAVKVGVPDAFVGPWKRLWLGARTPTTDAARQRRLIWLPVGDTFARYPQTSVLLPYRFAAVSAPIAGDDTVWGTISLLFPASQPARLSPEQLAAVHACCRGLAEVLADASEQGRPLLPAAEPRTMLRAADTAMDADGAAAVKFAQRLPEGGVALDSEGRVTFVTTSAAELVGVPAEDLRGRWLWEALPWLGDPVFEERYRAAVFSRESTAFTALRPPGTRLSFVLYPDDSGLSIRITSAHQPSPPEPPPTGGGQGNGGEGATGQARSDAAAPTSLGTMYEFMNLAAMLTQTVEVADIVPLAANPIMAMFEAQGLALLVLEDGRLKNVGYRGYRAEAMRQLDGAQMRWTPTPASQALSRREAAFYATPEEMDAVYRGMSTLTGKAAWAYLPLIVSDRPVGCCVISYDHTRTFTPGQRAFLTALGGLLGQALDRAMLHDSRYRFARGLQAGLLPGTLPEVPGLQVAARYRAASRGMEIGGDFYDLIRTCESGVAAAIGDVQGHNPTAAALMGQVRTAVHATAGAPPPEVLSRTNRLLTDLNAGLFTSCLYADLDLARHRAQLASAGHPPPLLRHPDGTVSVIRVPPGPLLGIVNTARYSTMEIPLPPGADLLMYTDGLVEIPGQDPDLATEELARNLAAIPRDEPVDTRADLILKNAPPTLSGTDDIALLLLSTT is encoded by the coding sequence ATGTCAGATTCTGTCCGTCTTCGTCTCAAAGCCCTGGATCCGTACCTCGAAACGGTGCTGCGCGAGAGCGGCGCCTACGGCGGCGGCATCTTCCTGCTCTTCCCGGACGAGCAGGTGCTGGGTCTCGCGGTGAAGGTGGGCGTGCCCGACGCGTTCGTCGGACCCTGGAAGCGGCTCTGGCTGGGCGCGCGGACTCCGACGACCGACGCGGCCCGCCAGCGGCGGCTGATCTGGCTGCCGGTGGGCGACACCTTCGCCCGGTACCCGCAGACCTCGGTCCTGCTGCCCTACCGCTTCGCGGCGGTCAGCGCCCCCATCGCCGGCGATGACACGGTGTGGGGCACGATCTCCCTGCTCTTCCCGGCGTCGCAGCCGGCCCGGCTGTCACCGGAGCAGCTCGCCGCGGTCCACGCGTGCTGCCGCGGTCTCGCCGAGGTGCTGGCCGACGCCTCGGAGCAGGGCCGGCCGTTGCTGCCCGCCGCCGAGCCGCGCACGATGCTGAGGGCCGCGGACACCGCCATGGACGCGGACGGGGCCGCCGCGGTGAAGTTCGCGCAGCGGCTGCCCGAGGGCGGCGTGGCGCTGGACTCGGAGGGCCGGGTCACGTTCGTCACCACGTCGGCGGCCGAGCTGGTCGGCGTCCCGGCGGAGGACCTGCGGGGGCGGTGGCTCTGGGAGGCGCTGCCCTGGCTGGGCGATCCCGTCTTCGAGGAGCGGTACCGGGCGGCGGTCTTCAGCCGGGAGTCCACGGCGTTCACGGCCCTGCGCCCGCCCGGCACGCGGCTGTCGTTCGTGCTCTATCCGGACGACAGCGGCCTGAGCATACGCATCACCTCCGCCCACCAGCCGTCGCCGCCCGAGCCCCCGCCCACCGGCGGCGGGCAGGGGAACGGAGGGGAGGGGGCCACCGGCCAGGCCCGCAGTGACGCCGCCGCCCCCACCTCCCTGGGGACGATGTACGAGTTCATGAACCTCGCCGCGATGCTCACCCAGACCGTCGAGGTGGCCGACATCGTGCCGCTGGCGGCCAACCCGATCATGGCCATGTTCGAGGCGCAGGGCCTGGCCCTGCTGGTGCTGGAGGACGGCCGGCTGAAGAACGTCGGCTACCGCGGCTACCGGGCCGAGGCGATGCGGCAACTCGACGGCGCCCAGATGCGCTGGACGCCCACCCCCGCCTCACAGGCGCTGAGCAGGCGGGAGGCCGCTTTCTACGCCACCCCGGAGGAGATGGACGCCGTCTATCGCGGCATGTCGACGCTCACCGGCAAGGCCGCCTGGGCGTACCTGCCGCTGATCGTCTCGGACCGCCCGGTCGGCTGCTGCGTGATCTCCTACGATCACACGCGCACGTTCACGCCCGGACAGCGCGCGTTCCTGACCGCCCTCGGCGGACTGCTGGGCCAGGCGCTGGACCGGGCCATGCTGCACGACTCCCGGTACAGGTTCGCGCGGGGCCTCCAGGCCGGACTCCTGCCGGGAACGCTGCCCGAGGTGCCGGGCCTCCAGGTGGCCGCACGCTACCGGGCCGCGTCGCGCGGTATGGAGATCGGCGGCGACTTCTACGACCTGATCAGGACCTGCGAGTCGGGCGTGGCCGCCGCCATCGGCGACGTGCAGGGCCACAATCCGACGGCCGCGGCGCTGATGGGCCAGGTCCGCACCGCCGTGCACGCCACGGCAGGGGCGCCGCCGCCCGAGGTGCTCTCCCGCACCAACCGGCTGCTGACCGATCTCAACGCGGGGCTCTTCACCAGTTGCCTCTACGCGGACCTCGACCTGGCACGCCACCGCGCCCAGCTCGCCAGCGCCGGCCACCCGCCACCGCTGCTCCGCCATCCCGACGGCACGGTGTCGGTGATCCGCGTGCCGCCCGGACCGCTGCTGGGCATCGTCAACACCGCCCGGTACTCGACCATGGAGATCCCGCTGCCGCCCGGCGCCGACCTCCTCATGTACACGGACGGCCTCGTCGAGATCCCGGGCCAGGACCCCGACCTGGCCACGGAGGAACTGGCCCGCAACCTGGCCGCGATCCCCCGCGACGAGCCGGTGGACACCCGAGCCGACCTCATCCTGAAGAACGCCCCACCGACGCTCTCGGGTACGGACGACATAGCGCTCTTGTTGCTGAGCACGACGTAG
- a CDS encoding polysaccharide deacetylase family protein translates to MTAARALRTAALAALPALAAAHAAPVISTFGPLRNRSMPRLAGQGRSDHLALTFDDGPAPLSTPLFLALLAERRVRATFFLLGGEAERSPGLVREIAAAGHEIGIHGWRHLPLLVRGPRATRDDLARARDLVGDLLGRPPQLIRPPYGVMTTAAHVAVRRLGLTPVLWTCWGEDWTARATPGSVHRTVMADLRGGGTLLLHDSDCTSAPGSWRATLGALPRILDACGERGLGVGPLRDHGLLG, encoded by the coding sequence GTGACCGCCGCCCGGGCGCTGCGCACCGCGGCCCTGGCGGCGCTGCCCGCGCTCGCGGCCGCCCACGCCGCACCCGTGATCTCCACGTTCGGGCCGCTGCGCAACCGCTCCATGCCCCGGCTGGCCGGGCAGGGCCGCTCCGACCACCTCGCGCTCACCTTCGACGACGGGCCCGCGCCGCTGTCCACCCCGCTCTTCCTGGCGCTGCTGGCCGAGCGCCGGGTCCGGGCGACGTTCTTCCTGCTCGGCGGGGAGGCCGAGCGCTCCCCCGGTCTCGTGCGGGAGATCGCGGCGGCCGGGCACGAGATCGGCATCCACGGCTGGCGCCACCTGCCGCTGCTGGTGCGCGGACCGCGGGCCACCCGCGACGATCTCGCCCGCGCCCGGGACCTGGTGGGCGACCTGCTCGGGCGCCCGCCCCAACTCATCCGGCCGCCGTACGGTGTGATGACCACCGCCGCGCACGTCGCCGTCCGCCGGCTCGGGCTCACCCCCGTGCTGTGGACGTGCTGGGGCGAGGACTGGACGGCCCGCGCCACGCCGGGCTCCGTCCACCGGACCGTCATGGCCGATCTGCGGGGCGGCGGCACGCTTCTGCTGCACGACTCCGACTGCACGTCGGCGCCGGGGTCGTGGCGGGCGACGCTCGGGGCGTTGCCCCGGATTCTCGATGCGTGCGGGGAGAGGGGGCTCGGGGTGGGGCCGTTGCGGGACCACGGGCTCCTGGGTTGA
- a CDS encoding glycosyltransferase, with protein sequence MVRFGSTVDPGAAPPAAPGPARTAHRVVIVSASMGAGHDGAAAELARRISAAGTEVVRYDLLDLLPARLGRAVCDGYHRLLDHAPWVYQRIYQGAERAGGSGPLARTLLRATENRLLRALPDGTGAVVSTYPGASRILGSLRLDGRLTVPVLTYLTDFSVHPFWVAPGVDTHLAAHAVPAGQARALGARDVRICGPVTGPRFRPGEPAERRAARERFGLPADAPLALLVAGSWGVGSLHEAAAEIRATGAALPVVLCGRNTALAERLRADGIEHAFGWTDDMPGLMHAADVLVQNAGGLTSLEALATGLPVVSYRCIPGHGLTNAAALDEAGVAAWVHAPDELGRTLAAVLDGSLGERQHRAGQALFTPRDGGPEEAIIGACGGAGAGPRRTDGVAVSSRLPAGGGSCAVPRAPHQGRAPSRPVLGLPPAGGGEAAVPVVVPSGGSVVPPGGAAAPGSARRRPAGRPGRVRPVLVMRRFAVTVAVACAVSVGGVGAGFASVHHSAGLLHAIDHHLDPDDFHLHGKGPRP encoded by the coding sequence ATGGTGCGCTTCGGCAGCACGGTCGACCCGGGAGCGGCGCCGCCCGCCGCTCCCGGCCCAGCACGGACGGCGCACCGCGTCGTGATCGTCTCGGCGAGCATGGGAGCCGGTCACGACGGCGCCGCCGCCGAGCTGGCCCGGCGGATCTCCGCGGCCGGCACCGAGGTCGTGCGGTACGACCTGCTCGACCTGCTGCCGGCCCGGCTCGGCCGGGCGGTGTGCGACGGCTACCACCGGCTGCTCGACCACGCCCCCTGGGTCTACCAGCGGATCTACCAGGGCGCCGAGCGCGCCGGCGGCAGCGGCCCGCTGGCCCGGACCCTGCTGCGGGCCACCGAGAACCGCCTGCTGCGCGCCCTGCCCGACGGCACCGGGGCGGTCGTCTCCACGTACCCGGGCGCCAGCCGGATCCTCGGCTCGCTGCGCCTGGACGGCCGGCTGACCGTGCCCGTGCTCACCTACCTGACGGACTTCTCCGTGCACCCCTTCTGGGTGGCCCCCGGTGTGGACACGCACCTCGCCGCGCACGCCGTGCCCGCCGGGCAGGCGCGGGCGCTCGGGGCGAGGGACGTGCGGATCTGCGGGCCGGTCACCGGCCCCCGGTTCCGGCCGGGCGAGCCCGCCGAGCGGCGCGCGGCGCGCGAGCGGTTCGGGCTGCCCGCGGACGCGCCCCTCGCGCTGCTGGTCGCCGGTTCCTGGGGCGTGGGGTCGCTGCACGAGGCGGCGGCGGAGATCCGGGCCACCGGCGCCGCACTGCCCGTGGTCCTCTGCGGCCGCAACACCGCGCTCGCCGAACGGCTGCGGGCGGACGGCATCGAGCACGCCTTCGGCTGGACCGACGACATGCCGGGGCTGATGCACGCGGCGGACGTGCTGGTCCAGAACGCCGGGGGCCTGACCTCGCTGGAGGCGCTGGCAACGGGGCTGCCGGTGGTCAGCTACCGCTGCATCCCCGGCCACGGCCTGACGAACGCCGCCGCCCTGGACGAGGCGGGCGTCGCCGCCTGGGTGCACGCCCCCGACGAGCTCGGCCGGACGCTGGCCGCGGTCCTGGACGGGTCGCTCGGCGAGCGGCAGCACCGTGCGGGGCAGGCCCTGTTCACGCCGCGGGACGGCGGTCCCGAGGAGGCGATCATCGGGGCGTGCGGGGGCGCTGGCGCGGGGCCCCGGCGGACCGACGGGGTCGCTGTCTCGTCCCGGCTGCCCGCCGGCGGGGGGTCTTGCGCAGTTCCCCGCGCCCCTCATCAGGGACGTGCCCCCTCCCGTCCCGTACTCGGCCTCCCGCCGGCCGGGGGCGGCGAGGCGGCGGTTCCGGTGGTGGTTCCGTCTGGCGGGTCGGTGGTTCCCCCGGGCGGGGCGGCGGCTCCGGGTTCCGCGCGGCGGCGGCCAGCGGGGCGGCCGGGGCGTGTCCGGCCCGTTCTCGTTATGCGGCGGTTCGCCGTCACCGTGGCGGTGGCGTGTGCGGTGTCGGTGGGCGGGGTCGGCGCCGGGTTCGCCTCGGTGCACCACTCGGCCGGCCTGCTGCACGCCATCGACCACCACCTCGATCCCGACGACTTCCACCTGCACGGCAAGGGGCCCCGGCCGTGA
- a CDS encoding BlaI/MecI/CopY family transcriptional regulator → MREGQDGAGKARRRARGELEAGVLAALWEAGEPLSAGQVRSRLPGDLAYTTVLTILARLYAKGMVVRNRAGRGYAYAPAADEASHTAERMRTLLDGGSDREAVLTRFVSQLSARDEELLQRLLAADDQEPGA, encoded by the coding sequence GTGCGCGAGGGGCAGGACGGGGCCGGGAAGGCGCGCAGGCGCGCTCGCGGGGAGCTTGAGGCGGGCGTGCTCGCCGCGCTCTGGGAGGCCGGGGAGCCGCTGTCGGCCGGACAGGTCCGCTCCCGCCTGCCGGGGGACCTCGCCTACACGACCGTTCTGACGATCCTGGCCCGGCTGTACGCGAAGGGCATGGTGGTCCGGAACCGCGCGGGCCGCGGTTACGCGTACGCGCCCGCGGCGGACGAGGCGTCCCACACCGCGGAGCGCATGCGCACGCTCCTGGACGGCGGCTCCGACCGCGAGGCCGTCCTCACGCGTTTCGTCTCCCAGCTCTCGGCCCGTGACGAGGAACTCCTCCAGCGCCTCCTCGCCGCGGACGACCAGGAGCCCGGCGCCTGA